aaTAACCAGTCTTTAGGACAGCCCTTCATATTGGGGTGATGACATACAGTTTGCTATGTAAGAGAATGAGAGGGAACGCATCATTTCCTGTAAGGTGTGTCCTTGACGCATGCAAGGGGCGGAGGTTTGTTAGTGCTGTTCAAgcatttagaaatccccagaCTTCAGTAGGCGGAGATCTCTGATTGCCTGGTTTCACAAGACTATCCCAAACCTTTGGGATCCTTTGAGAGCCAAGGTTTCATAATGTTGTGGAGAGTCTTCCCAGAAGAGTGGAGGCTGTTATAGATTAATGACCATAGTTTTGGCATTAGATGCTCAACAATCATATTGTGGGTACAATAACAACCATGTAGTGTCATTATGGTCAACTAATGTGCTCTGTACAAAGTGTATACTGTGTGCAAAGATCAAATTGACGCCATAGGAGATGAGGTGCTCTTTAAGAGTCACTATTAAGGTCCAGTGGTGCCTGTAGGTCCCTGtagaaatattaaacataaaaaatattttaaaatgcatgtttctCTCAGGGGAGAGACTTCAGCTGCTCTTCAAAATACGAACATCTTCACCCCTCTGAGGTCTCGCTGATGTCTCTCACTGTCCAACAACAACTCAACCTGCACCAGAAACAGGTTGTTTTTCGGGGATCCTGAGGCTTCCCGGCCCTCGGGCTGCTTGTGGCCGTACAGGAGCATCAAGTATTTTATCTCGATAGCACAACTTGTGGGATTTTATGAGGCTCTGACCGCCGACTTTGATCTctgcatccatccatcttcaATACAGCTTAACCCTTATCACTGCCAGCCCAGAGACCTCGAGCATTAAGACCACTGCAGACGGATTTATAGGGAGGGACCTCCCACTCACTTTCAACATGTAATCCATTACAGATTATTACAGATTACTGATCAGATGCCTCAGTGGCTGTTGTAATTATAAATGAGTCATTGGCAGTCAAACAATCATGTGCTCAATCTGTTTTTGTGCATATATATAGTAATGAATCGCagacaatatatattttaaccagTTGAAATATTGTCATGAGAAACAAGATATTTAGCTTTCCCCCCCATTTTAAGTGATTCCTTAGTTTACCAGGGTATTGGTACAGTAGGCTTATTGACCAACATGATTAATCAGACTCTTTAAATTCATAtaatttgataaataaaataatgacaaagaaGACCTTTTGCATCCATATCTCCACAGAGCCTTATATGCCAGTCAGAGCAGCACTACATCAACATGGCTGCTCATAAATCGCTTCAAACTGCCTCTTCGTTTaagtgtttcatttgtttagGAAAGCAATCATCagattttgtattaaaaatatttagtcaAGATTAACAACTCTTACACTAAACCTTCCTGTCATCCAAACAACCAAATAATAATTGGAAGGGATTAGAGCTCCTTAATCGTGAGGATAAATCCTTCAGGGAGTCTCTCAGTTACGACTGGAATTAGCATTCTCTGCTAGCGGCACAAACAGTCATAGAGACACTTGAATCAGTGGATTGGATTATTTCAGCCTGAAGATAAaagacagaatacacacagaggATCCCAAGTGACGCATCGAGCACCTGAAATATCctacttctgtttttttttttttaaaccccaaTCCAGAGTTAATCTATTAACAGGTATCTGGTAATACTGTGTAGAAGAGATTCACtattttgaaacatttctattgGGAATGCTTGTTTTACAAAATTATTACAAGATtatatcagctgatttaattaTTGGtacagttgtttgtttgtttttagataCAATTCTATTATCTCAgagtagaaaataaatcttATGTTCTCTTTTCCCATTATGATCAGGTCCAACACAATGGAAAAATATCAGGTTAGCTtataaaatgcaatttaaaaacaatatgatTGTGAGATGACTAATTGTACACTGTCTAATTGTTGTGTTGTTAAATTCATCATGAACAGGGACTACTGGATCCAAACAGTTGCCTGCTTGTCCAAATGTTTCTCCAAATTATGCCCCAtaaatctttttgttttctgtcctcACATTGAAAGTGATTCTCACttcttaaacctgcattaactgtttttggccacttgggggcagcaaaAACAAGTCGCTatacacaacactgacatcatcaccttttaagtCATTGTGTCGCAGTCATTAgtaaacagttgcttatttccagcaaagttgcagctggacagctacaaatggttagggttagggttaggctaaAAGCTAAAACTAACTATTATGCTTTGTAAAGCAAGATAACAGGTTGTTTTCACAGTGTAATTTTCTGGTATTTCAAAAGTTAGTTAAGATTCATTGATGTTAAAtagaaacattacatttctggagaaaatattgttttataagGAGGAGCAAGAAGCTAAAAACAATGacaatcacatttacattttagcaATCAGTCTCAGTTGGtgttatatttttcaaaatacagaaaaaaaatgtttttggaataaatttaaatgtttttttttattaatgtttgaaTAACATTTGTGTTTGGCATCAGAACTTTCTACCTCCAGAGTTTCTATAGGAAATTGTCTTGacatttcatataaatattcatgttaATACAGTGTTGCACCAGTAATTTCATTTGCTATGCACTTGCTTGGTGTTTACAGTTGATTGGCTGAATTTAATGCATAATTTTACATCCATAAATTAGGGATAAATATTCCACTCTTATGCTACAGTTTATGAATCATAGTCTCACACTTGCAGTTAGAACATACAGTGCAATACAACCATTTgcattcacatttacatttatatttccaGGTATTTGGCCGATGTCCTCAAGAGTTGAACTGTGTGCAGCATATCTTCATCACCAATTTTGCAACTGACATTTAGACATTCAGGGAATGTACATGACTTCCTGAGAGCAGATAAAGACAAACTGAAACACTGTTTATGAGAGAAAAGTGTAAAGTGTAAAGTAAAGAAAtgagcaaaagaaaaaatatatttattatctgTCTTTTCCTGCAAAAGAAATATGCATACTGTGATCAAAATCACAACACACTGTTACAGAAAACAACCTGATGGTGCCACAGATTTGTGAGTTGAAAACCACAATTTTAAGTTATATCCATTAGAGTAATTGTATGATGCATTTAATACTGTCTTAAAGTTTTATATTGACGCTTTAAGAAATAATTCCTTTTAGACATGAGGAATACTGAATGAATTATGCACATGTATCAGTTTTTCAACCTTGTAATTCCTccttttttggggaaaaaaagatctgCAATTGAAATTAACTCACAAAGTTgcacttttttgtgattttcttaaGAGCAGCTGTGATTTTAGTCTTCAATAATACACCGAATGACTCTGGAGGGGTTTTTCAGGAGCATGAGGTGCTCTCTTCACACCAACTTCAGACATGGCAAACCAGAAAAGGCGAAGAAGAGCTCCAATTCTGGCAGCCTTGACTGACAGGTCACCAAAAGATGGcgagaagagggaggaaagaaatagttTACAGTCTCACCACCGAGGaagatgtaaaagaaaaagtaatctCTGGACCTCCGAGGGGAGGAGGACGAAACACAACACTTGAAAAAGATCTCCATTATCCGCCTATCGCATACTATCTCTGCTTTCCAAAAGATGCTTAGGGGAGTGTTTGAAGAGGAATGAGCGGTTCAGGGGATGAAGCTATAGGCTCCGGAGGACTTGGGGGTTTGTTTGAGGATTATGAGGACGTTTACACTCAGAGCCGAAAGCCTGGTGCGATGAGCTCCGTCAGGCCTCTGAAGGCCCGTGGCTTGGCTCTACATTCCTGTAAAGAGTGATAAAGTGACGGCTAAAGTTCAGGAACAGTGTGTGAACGTTTAttggaagggaaaaaaaacatttgtgaagtGAAAACTCAATTTGAGAGAAAGGAACTAAATGTTTCCCCCAATACACAAATACTTCTCTCTTCTCTAATCCTTAACGCCTCATAAAGTACACATCACTGCTGTATAATCTATAATCAAATCACAATTTCagttatattacattacactgTTTACAACACACTATTTACAGATTTTTCCAATTATCCACTTCCATATACTTCCAAATACAATCCTGTGTGTAAAAAATTACAAGACTATAGCTAACTAAAATGGGAAATATATCAAATGTAATTGAGTAAACCGCAGCTTTAATGCAATAATACATTGACACACTGCCAGTCTGATCAAAATGTACCATGgtgtatgttttttatattgtaaaatcTGCAAATCTGGGCTGAATAAATTGAATTAATCCAAAAGGTTTCTGTGTGTCAATAAGTTTATGCAATGAAACACAAACTTATTTGGTATTATGCACCATGTGAGCATAATATAACCTTAAATAACAAAGGACTTAAAACTAGATTGACACACATTCTTCTACAAGACAGGGCCAAAAGATATGTTAATCCTATAGGATCTCCTTTGGTTGATATTTGCATTATAGTGGTAATCCAGTTTAAAGACAATAAGCAGCTTGTGGAGTTCAGGAGCTTCTTTTCTCTATCTCATAGTGTAAATCAGAGGTCTTTAAAGTGGGAGGCGGGCCTACCCAGGGGGGCTCCAACCAGCGCCAGGGGAGGGGCAGTGAAGGGAAGTGGAAAAATGTTACATTAGTTATCACAATGAGATCACGTACAATAGCCTAAATATGTGTGATTTGGTCCAGAGATACAGTAGTTTTCTCAGAGTCCGAAACTAATAGATACCTTCAAACAGACTTTTATATGTATTTGGTGGAATCCCATAAACATCCAGGAATTAAGCAAAACAAAGCAAGTGAcctagggggggggggggttgccttattccaaactttgctaaatgGGAGACCCACGGAGTCTCAGACCCCTGCTGTAAACTAAATACAGCAGTGTGGGAACAGTAAAGGTTCAATGTTGGACACAAAATCTAAATGTTGAgggtgccatctagtggctgtaaTATATATTGCATTTGACCTGATTTGCAACAAAGGAGTTGTTGCAGTATTATCTAAATGACTCAAACAAACTGCCTTTATAGAAAAGCAGCACAGCAGATGTTTATATTATCAAAGGAAGCTTATTTCTATAATTGACAAACTTTAAACTGCCACTAAACTTAGATCAAACCAGAATATTGCAGTTATATGTGAAAGTTGTTAAAAAGGTGTAATCTGAATATGTAAGAATATCCTAAACATTGTGTGAAGTTCTGTGTGGAAGCAACAAAGATTTGAAAAGAGCAAAGCAGCAGCTGTCGGTggctcctcctccacttcctcctcccccATGTAGTAGTTATAAAAGAGCATGTGTGTCACTAGCTGAAGGGACTTCACTCACAGAGATCTCATTATAGGTGCACTGTGAGGATCTATAAGTTTGAACTTTTTCtcccaaaaacataaaaaggaccatcaaaacatcaaaatggTGAGTGTGAAGTTTTTATCACTATTATcagcaaaaaatatgttttagagTTATTCCTTTGTTAACATGCAGCAAAGCAAACAAAGTGCGTTTTATGAGCATCAGGTGAGGATTATGAGTCATATTCAAGTGTGAGGAAGTAATCCAACTGTTACAAACTGTAGTGATTGTGTAACAGTTACTGTTTTGTGTGTGGTATGTGCATGTTTggttttccccccaaaaaaaagttgTGACAAGCCTGagcttttgtcttttgtcttttcaacTGGAAACTTTCAGCACAGCAACAGTGTAGCACACAAAACTCAATCACAGAACAAAgtttgaaataaagaaaaaggcaaTCTGTGGAAACACGCTTCCAGGCATGTGCTCCAGCTCCAGTAAAGGTTAACTGTTTCCATATGGGGCCTGGAGGGCTGTCAGGAGGGCGTGCTTGTTTGCCCGGCTGCCCGGGAATGCTGATGTGGCTTCCACAAgctgctagtgtgtgtgtgtgcttaacATTTCTATTTCTGCCATTTCTGCCACAAAGAATATAAGCTGCTGAATTCCTACAGTGTTAGAGCTGAAGCTGCTGCTTCCGGGCCTGTCTAAATACACAAGGATTAGAGATTCAACCACCAGATACAGACTAACAAGCATATTTGCCCTGTTAACTATGTGGCCAGGCACATGACAGTAAAGCCTTGTGGCCTAGGATCAACATTTTTACAAGCCAACAGGAATCAAAGAGTCTTAAGTTCATTTTTTCAGCATTAAACTGAGGACATTGACCTTACCTCCTTTTGACTTTGTTCCTTCCTAACGCAAACACTGGTGTGTTGTAACATTTGCAGGTCGTTGGGAAAGATTAGAGAGACACGAGTGACTaataaaggggggaaaaaaggctaGTCTGGGTGTAAACGGTTGTTTTCCAAATAAACCGGTGACGCTTCCTGTTAGGCCATTTGGGATACCGCGTGAAAGTAGAAGGGGGGTGTGGGCTAGAGACACTTCCTGCCTTTGGCGCTGCTATTCCAACTTAAAAGACACTATTAGACTGGGTTTAGGTGGAGATTTAGCATTGTAGCATCTAGATTCATGGAACTCACATCatattctgggttttttgtgtggtCAGACTCTCTCCAATCATGTTGCTTTCAGAACCAcaagttgtttgttttaatttgagtCTTTATcacatgattatggattcaggcTCACTTTTTGGAGCCTAACAATGCCCCTCTGTGTTAGCTCTCCCATGTAGAGAACCGCATGTCAAGTATGACGTAGTTTCAGTCAGGACATGGTACAGGAAGCAGATAGCAGGCAGTTTACCGCCCCCCTTTTTACCAGGAAGTGTAAATTTCACAAGCTGTGAATCTTGTTAACATGAACCAATGTGGCGTTCATTGGCAGCAATCATCACTTCCACTTTTCTTGTTTCCGGCCTGAGAAATGTCAAAACTATCTGCTTCACAAAATGGCAAAAGCATGAAAAGTTCATTGTTGCTCTGCtgaatttgtcattttgtcagtataagtataagtataagttTTTCTTTGCAGTTGCATGTTGCATTTTGCAGAAAGACTCCTAAATATAATTAGAAGGGAAGATGCTCTTGTTTTAGGAGATATAATCTGCAGTCCAGACGGGTTAGTAGAATAGAGTAAAACTGCTGCGTATCTGTGTGGGTCGTGTGAATGACACTTCACACGAAAATAGCTTCCTACCGTGCTGGCCGCTTTCACCATACTATACTAGGCAACCCACATGTCAGCTTgacccctccttcttcttcattgCAAGTATTTTTTGAGGGGGGAGGGGAAAGAGTACCGTCAAGGGATCAGAattcaaaacaaagcaaaggcTCACACTGAGAACAAATTACCAATACCTGGTGGTTTAGACACATAATATACAACCAGCAtacccttctctttctctctctgtctctgtctgtctgtgtgtttctggtTGTTTGTATTGCTAAAAGAGGTCACACTGGAATAACACGACGAGCTGCAGCGTCAAGCTGTTTCCAGGCTAGTTGAAGAGACACAGACATCCCAGGAATGTCACAACAACACGAATATTTCAGGGGCACATGCGTTCCCTCTATAaatgaggtcagaggtcagctggAGATGGAGGATTCAGCCTCTTTTACCATAACAGTCACCTAGTAAACATGAAACTATTAATTATATACGTAAATAAAGTCTTATCTTGACCTACATTCTGCAGCAGATATGTACAGCCCTGCCACAAAGGGTCACGGTGATATTTTGACGGCAATAGTTGACATGTTTGTCTTCTCATGTTTCCGCTGACAGCTGTTCTTTTGTTGACAGACAAACTGCTGCATTAATCCGAACATGCACTGGTGCAACAAAGCAGTTACTGATTAACAGAAATTCGTAcaatgtgtgtgattgtgcaaTACGACATTTTTGGAAAAGTACTTCACATGATGAGTGATGCTGCTCTGGTTCTCAGTTTCACTCTCACATGACATTTGCATCTCTATCGCTTTTATCTCCTTGCAAAGGGTCAGTTAACAAAACAGGACAGACAAAGTTGCATCCTTaaccccctcccaccccccatCCCCCATGCTGAATTTCCCTCCCGAATGATAAGACCAAACTTGTTCCTGCCCTCAGCATGCATGCATCTCCCGCCTCCACCCTCACCCACATCTTTTACGAGGAACTTGAAATACTTAAGCAGGGTGTGGAAGTACTTTGGTCCCTACAGACAATCTGACATGACTCTGTTAATCATCACTGCTTATTTATTTAGACCACTGACTCCTTGGAAGTGTCACATCCAATCACAGCGTCTGTAGATACCGACCCAGATATTTGAATAGACCAGAATCTGGTTGTGGCACGAATTATTCTGAGACTCATTTCAGCTTTTTGAAAAGTCATGACATGTTGGCTCCACCCTGGTTTTCACCTGGActtaactgtcttttttttttagcaggccaggacatgtttaaaaagcagaaatgttgaaataagacctaattatgttttaaattccATAGAGTTTTGATTAGCATGATATATTCAGTGATAATTTTGACATTTAGCTGCTGGATATGAGGAAAATTCAGATGCATTAGTTCATAATGAGCAGTTAAACCCCTTAGTTCATAAAGGTTAAATTacaataacaaatatataaaatctctcctttttttttttttaccttccaCAGCGCGAGTGTATCTCTGTACATGTTGGCCAGGCTGGTGTCCAGATGGGCAACACCTGCTGGGAGTTGTACTGCTTGGAGCACGGCATCCAGCCGGACGGTCACATGCCCACTGAAAAGCCTACCGGAGGTTATGATGACTCCTTCTGCACCTTCTTCAGTGAGACTGGCAATGGGAAGTATGTTCCCAGAGCCATCTTTGTGGACCTGGAGCCTACCGTTATTGGTGAGTATTAACAGACTTTAGGGGGTGGTTAGATTGCTTAAAAAGCAGAAGTATAATTTGCAGCTGTGACCAGCTGTTTCACATCAACTGAACACATTCCTACCTGGGAGCTAGTATTTAGGAGTTGATTGTCTTGTGGTAGCCAGTGATTTAGAGATGGAaacattttgtgcagctgaaGAACCAGCTTTTCTTGTAGTTCAACTTTGGACTTAATGTAGGTGAAGGGAAAGATAAAAGGAAGCTATAAAGTTATAAACTTGCTGATCTTTACCCACACTAACAATTGAAATACTTTATATGAATAAACCAAAATTATTGCAATTTATGATAACTTAAGTTTGACCAAAGTTCTTTTCGAGCCATTAAAGTTTGCCAGCTTCACTGTAGCCCCGCCCTCTTCAGTTTAAACCAGCCAATCAGGTCGTCTTTGCCTCTCAGGGCCAGATCTCAGCAGTTCACTCTGAACTACAAGTCTGGAAGCATTATACTCAAGCACACAGAAATACTGATGCAACTTTGTCCCAATGTGAAGTCCATTGTGTTGTACATGACTAAATCTATCATTGTATCTATATCTGTATTGTGTTAGATCCACCAATCAGAAAAATATAACTCTAACCCTTATAAACTGATATCCTCATTTAAACAAGCTTCATAGAGAATTTATAGCCCGAAATCACAAGTTTGTCTGATAAGGATTTGCAAATATGGCACTCAACCCTCAAAAACTGACATTAACATGCTATCAaaccacctctctctctttcagacGAGGTTCGTACAGGCACATACCGCCAGCTTTTCCACCCCGAGCAGCTGATCTCAGGGAAGGAGGATGCTGCCAACAACTACGCCCGCGGTCACTACACCGTCGGAAAGGAGCACATTGACTCTGTACTCGACAGAATCCGCAAACTGGTAAGAGGGactgcagagaagaaaaagttTTGATTCCTGGGGCtaaacttcaacttcaacaacatttttccccccacaagTCATTATTGATGACTTTTAAAGTAATTTCACAGCATCCAGAAGATGTCATTAGTCATGCTGTCTGAAGTGTAGAAAACCAAAATGAAAGAGGGTAAAATCCTCAAGAAACCtttctttattaattagttAATATGCTTCTTTCATCAAATGGTACATCTTTTAAAAGGACAGATGTTGAAATTCTTGATGTCATAAACCCTAATTAAAAATCAGGATTTAGGATTAGAAGAGTTGTTTTCAGTCTTAACTATAAGTTCTACCTTTTCTCATGTAGTCTGACCAGTGCACCGGTCTGCAAGGTTTCCTGGTCTTCCATTCCTTCGGAGGAGGAACCGGTTCCGGCTTCACCTCTCTGTTGATGGAGCGTCTCTCTGTAGACTTTGGCAAGAAGTCCAAGCTGGAGTTTGCCATCTACCCGGCTCCTCAGGTGTCCACAGCGGTGGTGGAGCCTTACAACTCCATCCTGACCACCCACACCACCCTGGAGCACTCCGACTGTGCCTTCATGGTAGACAACGAGGCCATCTACGACATCTGCCGCAGGAATCTGGACATTGAGCGTCCTTCGTATACCAATCTGAATCGCCTCATCAGCCAGATCGTTTCCTCCATCACAGCCTCGCTGCGTTTCGACGGTGCCTTGAATGTGGACCTGACAGAGTTCCAGACCAACTTGGTGCCTTACCCTCGTATCCACTTCCCCCTGGCCACCTACGCCCCAGTTATCTCCGCAGAGAAGGCCTACCATGAGCAGCTCACCGTGGCTGAAATCACCAACTCCTGCTTCGAGCCAGCCAACCAGATGGTGAAATGCGACCCTCGTCATGGCAAGTACATGGCCTGCTGCCTGCTGTACCGTGGCGACGTGGTGCCCAAAGACGTCAACGTGGCAATCGGCAACATCA
The Scomber scombrus chromosome 24, fScoSco1.1, whole genome shotgun sequence genome window above contains:
- the LOC133976351 gene encoding tubulin alpha-1C chain-like; this encodes MRECISVHVGQAGVQMGNTCWELYCLEHGIQPDGHMPTEKPTGGYDDSFCTFFSETGNGKYVPRAIFVDLEPTVIDEVRTGTYRQLFHPEQLISGKEDAANNYARGHYTVGKEHIDSVLDRIRKLSDQCTGLQGFLVFHSFGGGTGSGFTSLLMERLSVDFGKKSKLEFAIYPAPQVSTAVVEPYNSILTTHTTLEHSDCAFMVDNEAIYDICRRNLDIERPSYTNLNRLISQIVSSITASLRFDGALNVDLTEFQTNLVPYPRIHFPLATYAPVISAEKAYHEQLTVAEITNSCFEPANQMVKCDPRHGKYMACCLLYRGDVVPKDVNVAIGNIKTKRSIQFVDWCPTGFKVGINYQPPTVVPGGDLAKVQRAVCMLSNTTAIAEAWARLDHKFDLMYAKRAFVHWYVGEGMEEGEFSEAREDMAALEKDYEEVGIDSCEEDEEGEEY